The DNA region TACATGATTGCGACGTACGCGGACATCACGACGTACGCACACCACGGAGAGAGGTGGATCGTTGAGCCGCTCGGTTCTCGTCACCGGAGGTAACCGGGGCATCGGCCTCGCGATCGCCCTGGCCTTCGCCGAGGCTGGCGACAAGGTCGCCATCACCAGCCGGTCGGGAGAGGTGCCCGAGCAGCTGGCCAAGTACGACGTGCTCGCGGTCCGCTGCGACATCACCGACACCGCCCAGGTCGACGCGGCGCTGACCGCGGTCGAGGGCGCGCACGGCGCGGTCGAGGTCCTGGTCGCCAACGCCGGGATCACCCACGACACGCTGCTGCTGCGCATGTCGGAGGAGGACTTCACGTCGGTCCTGGACACCAACCTCACCGGCACGTTCCGCGTGGTCAAGCGCGCCTCCCGGCTGATGATGCGCGCCCGCAAGGGCCGCATCGTGCTGATCTCCTCGGTGGTCGGTCTCTCCGGTTCCCCCGGCCAGTCCAACTACGCCGCCTCCAAGGCCGGTCTGGTCGGATTCGCCCGCTCGCTCGCGCGTGAGCTCGGGCCGCGCAACATCACCGTCAACGTGGTCGCCCCCGGCTTCGTGGACACCGACATGACCGCGGTGCTCAGCGACGAGCGCCGCGCGGAGATCGTCGCCGGCGTGCCGCTGGGCCGCTACGCGGCGCCCGCCGAGGTCGCTTCCACCGTGCGGTTCCTCGGTTCGGACGAGGCCGCGTACATCACCGGAGCCGTCATTCCCGTCGACGGCGGATTGGGCATGGGTCACTGACATGAGCGGAATCCTTGAGGGCAAGCGGATCCTGGTCACCGGTGTGCTGATGGAGTCCTCCATCGCGTTCCACACGGCCAGGCTGGCCCAGGAGCAGGGCGCCGAGGTCATCCTCACCGCCTTCCCGCGGCCGAGCCTGACCGAGCGCATCGCCAAGAAGCTGCCGAACCCGGTGAAGGTCCTGGAGCTGGACGTCTCCAGCGAGGAGCAGCTGGCCGGCATCGCCGACCAGGTCCGCGAGCACCTGCCGAGCCTGGACGGCATCGTCCACTCGATCGGCTTCGCCCCGCAGGACGCCCTGGGCGGCAACTTCCTCAACACGCCGTGGGAGTCCGTGGCGACCGCCATGCACGTCTCGGCGTTCTCGCTGAAGTCGCTCACCATGGCGCTGCTGCCGCTGATGCAGGACGGCGGCTCGGTCGTCGGCCTCACCTTCGACGCCCAGTTCGCCTGGCCGAAGTACGACTGGATGGGCCCGGCCAAGGCCGCGCTGGAGGCCACCTCCCGCTACCTGGCCCGCGACCTCGGCCCGCGCGACATCCGCGTCAACCTGGTCTCGGCCGGCCCGATCGGCTCGATGGCCGCCAAGTCCATCCCCGGCTTCGGCGACCTGGCCGCCACCTGGGACAACCGCTCGCCGCTGAAGTGGGACGTCAGCGACCCGGAGCCGGCCGGCCGCGGCGTCGTCGCCCTGCTGTCGGACTGGTTCCCGAAGACCACCGGCGAGATCGTCCACGTGGACGGCGGTCTGCACGCCATCGGCGCCTGACGCACCCGTACGCCGCTGCCCGGCCCCCGCTCACGCGGCGGGGCCGGGCAGCGGCGTCTGCGCGGGGCGGGGCTCACGGCTGGCCGTTCCGCCCGAGGGCGCTCATGGCGTTCGCGTGGCCGGTGGTGTGGCCGGTCCCGAGTTCGGCCGCGACCAGGTTGCCCGCCCTCTCGTCCGCGTGCCCGGCCTCGGCCCAGCCCGCCGCCATGGCCTTGCTCTGGGTCAGGGCGGCGTGGTGGGCGTCGGCGGAGCGGGTGTCGCCCGCGTGCCGGGCGTCCTCCCTGACGTTCTCCGCCCACTCGCCGATGCCGGCGTCGACGATGGCGCCCGCCACGTCCCCGATCTCCGGGACGAAGCCGGTCGCGGTGCCGCCCACCACGGAGGCGAACCCGCCGGTCCGCTCGGCCCACTCCATCCGGTCGTCCTTCTCGTCCAGGACGACGTCCGACCGGATGGCGTCGAAGGCCCCGAGCGCGGTGCCGATCTGCCGGGCGGGGATCTGCCGGTCCTCCGCGTCGTCCCGCGGACCGGGCGGGATCGCCGCCAGCGCCTCGGCGGCCACGGCCCGTTCGGCTCCGTAGAGCGCGGCGTACGCCTCCGGGTCCCCGGAGGCGCCGCGCATCACCCGGACGACGTGGTCGGCGCTCCCGCCGAGCCGGCCGGCGCCGTCCTTCTCCCAGGCGCCGTCGTGCCCGGCGGTCGAGACGTGCTCGCCGAGGATCAGGTGGGTGTCGTGCGCGTAGTCGGACAGCGCGTTCGCCAGCGGTACGCGCAGGTCCCGGTGGACCTCGCTGCCCCTGCCGTCGGCGTCCAGGGCGTCGATCGCGCCCTGCATGACGCGCGCCTGCACCGGGGTGTGCGGGCCGCCGTCGTGACCGGCCCGGCCGGCGGGGTCGCCGGTGGCGGCGGCCTCCAGGGCGGCGGCGAGGCCGGTCCGGTGGGTGCTGGTGTCCCGCATCGGCGGGCCGACCAGGGTGGTGACGTAGCTGGTGGGCCAGGCGCGCTCGCGCAGCAGGTAGCCGAGGCGGTCCTCCGCCCCGGGGCGCTCCGGGTCGAGGAACAGGGCGGCGGCCCCGGGGTTGCGGCCCATCAGCGCGAGCACGCCGTCCACCGGGTCGTGCACCAGGCCCGGGCGCGGGCCGTCGAACTGGTGGAGCGGCCAGGGGCGGTCCCGGCGCTCGGCCGCGAGGACGTCGGTGCCGAGGTCGTCCAGGAACCGGGCGCCGTACTCGGCGCCGCCCTCCCGCAGCAGCGTGGCGAGCACCTGGTAGCCGTGGACGGGCGCCGGGCCCCGCTCGTCGGTGCTCCTGGTGCCCGCCTCCCGGAGGCCGGCGCGGAAGTCCCGGTAGAACCGGGTGCCGGTGTCGCGGGTGGCGGCGGCGACGGTGTCGGCGAGGCCGGTCCGCAACCCGGCGTACGCGTCCTTGTGCCTGCCGCCGCGGTCGTTGATCCGCAGGTCCAGCTCGTCGGCGAGCCGCAGGGTCCCCCCGGCCCCGAGGGCGGCGAGCAGGGTCCGGCCGTACACCGGGCTCCCGGCACCGGACTTCATCAGGTCGCCGAGTTCGGCGAGCTCCTCGGGGGAGAGTGTCCTGCCGTCCTTGAGGCGTGCGGCGAGTTCGGCGGCGCGGCTGCCGTCCGCCTCGTCCCCGCCGCCGAGGGCCTGCCCGTTGAACTCGTTCACGAAGTCGCCGACCCCGGCGGCGCGGCGGAGCCTGAGGGCGGCCCGGCCGTCGGCGGCGGTCGCCTCCTCCAGGTGGGCCCTGATCCGCTGCGCCCACCGGGCCGCCGCCTCGTCGCGCTCGCGCCGGTGGTCCGGCCCGTGGTGGCGGGCGGCCGGGTCCGCCGGGCCGGGGGCCGCGGCCTCGGGCACGACGGTGCCGGTCCCGGTGACCCGCATGCCGTCGGCCCCGGCCTCCGCGACGGTCCGCCTCAGCTTCTGCCGCGCCGCCTCGAAGTCGTTCCTCGCGTCGGCGATGACCGAGGCGACGGCCGCGGCCTCGGTCTGCGCGTCGGCGGCCTGCTGCCGGGTGCGGTCGACGTGCCGGTCGGCGGCGTGGGCGGTGGAGCCCAGCCAGAGGCCGCCGCCGGTGACGGAGAGCACCTCGTTCTCCAGCCGGTGCCGGACGAGCCGGTACCTGTGCGCCATCTCGGCCCAGTCGGCGGCGGCCTTCGCCATGGCGGACGGGTCCGCGTTCATGACGTCCTCGAAGCCGAGCACGCTCACGCCCCGCCCGTGAACGTGGCGGCGATGCCGTGCTCGACGTCCAGGTAGTTGGTGTGGGTCTGCCGCATCATCCCGGCCTCCTGGTTGAGCCGGCCGTTCAGCTGCGACACCTGCTCGTGCCATTCGCGGAGTGCCGCGCGCAGGGCGGCGGCGGTGTCCCACCCGCTGAGCTTCGTCGCGGCCGCCGCGGTCGACTCGTCGGCCGCCCGCCCGGCCGCGGTGCTGTCGTCGGCGATGCCGCCGAGCGCGGTGGCGGCCTTGTCGAGTGCCCGGGGCGACACCTTGGTCGGGGCCCCGCCGGCCGGTCCCGGAACCGGGCCGGGTGTTCCGGGGCCGGTCGCTCCCGGGCGGACGGGGCCGGTTCCGGCCGGTCCCGCGGTGAGCGGTCCGGTGCCGCCGGGGCGTGCGGTGGGCGGCCCCGTTCCGACGGGGCCCGCGCCGGGTGCCGGGTCCGGATCCGCCATCGCCACTCCCTGCCGTGAGCACATCCCGGCCGGGCACCGGCCGTCCTCGAATCGTCACGGGACGTTAGCATGCGGAGGACCGCCCCCCGGCGCGAGCGGGGTGCGGCAACGGCGTTTTGCGCGCGCGGTGTTGACGGTGCGGCAGGGTGTTGACGCTGCGGTGGGTGGGTGGGTGGGTGGTTCGGGGTCGCGGCCCGGTCAGGCCTGCTGGCGGTCGGCGCAGGCGCCGATGGCGCGGCCGGCCTCGTGGGAGGCGCGCTGGGG from Kitasatospora sp. NBC_00458 includes:
- the fabG gene encoding 3-oxoacyl-[acyl-carrier-protein] reductase yields the protein MSRSVLVTGGNRGIGLAIALAFAEAGDKVAITSRSGEVPEQLAKYDVLAVRCDITDTAQVDAALTAVEGAHGAVEVLVANAGITHDTLLLRMSEEDFTSVLDTNLTGTFRVVKRASRLMMRARKGRIVLISSVVGLSGSPGQSNYAASKAGLVGFARSLARELGPRNITVNVVAPGFVDTDMTAVLSDERRAEIVAGVPLGRYAAPAEVASTVRFLGSDEAAYITGAVIPVDGGLGMGH
- the fabI gene encoding enoyl-ACP reductase FabI, coding for MSGILEGKRILVTGVLMESSIAFHTARLAQEQGAEVILTAFPRPSLTERIAKKLPNPVKVLELDVSSEEQLAGIADQVREHLPSLDGIVHSIGFAPQDALGGNFLNTPWESVATAMHVSAFSLKSLTMALLPLMQDGGSVVGLTFDAQFAWPKYDWMGPAKAALEATSRYLARDLGPRDIRVNLVSAGPIGSMAAKSIPGFGDLAATWDNRSPLKWDVSDPEPAGRGVVALLSDWFPKTTGEIVHVDGGLHAIGA